The following coding sequences lie in one Nakaseomyces glabratus chromosome K, complete sequence genomic window:
- the HEM13 gene encoding coproporphyrinogen oxidase (CAGL0K12100g~Putative coproporphyrinogen III oxidase; protein differentially expressed in azole resistant strain) translates to MTAPQDPKHLPIRQQMEALIRRKQKEITEGLESIDTVKFTADTWERGNDGGGGTSMVIQNGSTFEKGGVNVSVVYGELTPGAVLAMKQEHKDLKLPESANGLPNSEGVKFFACGLSMVIHPVNPLAPTTHLNYRYFETWNPDGTPQTWWFGGGADLTPFYLFEEDAEHFHKLHKAALDKHDTALYPRFKKWCDEYFYIAHRGETRGIGGIFFDDYNEKDPQEILKICEDCFDAFLPSYLTIMKRRKDLPYNEKQKNWQLIRRGRYAEFNLIYDRGTQFGLRTPGSRVESILMSLPLHASWVYNHHPEPGSEEAKLLEVTTKPREWVN, encoded by the coding sequence ATGACTGCCCCACAAGACCCAAAGCACTTGCCAATCAGGCAACAAATGGAAGCTTTGATCCGTAGAAAGCAAAAAGAGATCACTGAGGGTCTAGAATCTATCGATACCGTTAAGTTCACCGCTGACACCTGGGAACGTGGTAacgatggtggtggtggtacTTCCATGGTTATCCAAAACGGTTCCACTTTCGAAAAGGGTGGTGTCAACGTTTCCGTTGTCTACGGTGAGCTGACTCCAGGTGCTGTTTTGGCTATGAAACAAGAACACAAGGACTTGAAATTGCCAGAGTCCGCCAACGGCTTGCCAAACTCTGAAGGTGTCAAGTTCTTCGCCTGTGGTTTGAGTATGGTCATCCACCCAGTCAACCCATTGGCCCCAACTACTCACTTGAACTACCGTTACTTCGAGACCTGGAACCCAGACGGTACCCCACAAACCTGGTGGttcggtggtggtgccgACTTGACCCCATTCTACTTGTTCGAAGAAGATGCTGAGCACTTCCACAAGTTGCACAAGGCCGCTCTAGACAAGCACGACACCGCTTTGTACCCTCGTTTCAAGAAGTGGTGTGACGAGTACTTCTACATCGCCCACAGAGGTGAAACCCGTGGTATCGGTGGTATCTTCTTCGATGACTACAACGAGAAGGACCCACAAGAAATTCTAAAGATCTGCGAGGACTGTTTCGACGCTTTCTTGCCATCTTACTTGACCATCatgaagagaagaaaggaCTTGCCATACAACGAAAAGCAAAAGAACTGGCAATTGATCAGACGTGGTAGATACGCTGAATTCAACTTGATCTACGACAGAGGTACTCAATTCGGTTTGAGAACCCCAGGCTCCAGAGTTGAATCTATCCTAATGAGTTTGCCTTTGCACGCCTCTTGGGTTTACAACCACCACCCAGAACCAGGTTCTGAGGAGGCTAAGTTGCTAGAAGTGACCACCAAGCCAAGAGAATGGGTTAACTAA